The nucleotide sequence ACAACCTGGGTGTCGTGTACGGCAATGGCCGAGGCGTCCCCAAAGATCCCGCCGAGGCCCTCAAGTGGTATCGCAAGGCGGCGGAGCAGGGCTATTCGGTTTCTCAGAATGAAATCGGCTACATGTACGACCAGGGCATCGGTGTGGAGAAGGATCCGAACCAGGCCCTCGCATGGTTCCGCAAGGCGGCCGAGCAAGGGCTCGACGTGGCTCAGCAGAATCTGGGAATTCTCCTCACGAAACAGTCCGGGAAGAATGCTCCCGATCTGGTGGAGGCCTACAAATGGTTCAACCTCGCGGCCGCGCAGGGGAACACGAACGCGGTGGGAAATCGCGACCTCATCATGAAGAAGCTGACCACCGAACAAATCAACGAGGGCCAGCGCCGCGCCGCCGAGTTCCTGAAGAAGTAGTCTGTCGGCGCGAATTAGTGATGTGTCTCACACATCACTAGGGCCAGGCCACCCACTCAAGCTCCCTCCTGGCAGGGCGGTGCGATTCAAACTGCCGGTCAACGAAGTCTTCTCCCTCTCTTCCCGATGAGGAGAGGAGGCGCGTTAACTGAGCAGGTCACCGGGCCATGGATAAAGTAGCGCAGAATTGAATTCTGCTGTGTCGCGGATTTGCAATCCGCATAGGGTCACGGCGGGTTGGGGGCGCTTGGATCTCCCGACGCCCTGCCGAATGCAATTCGGCGATACGGCAGATTGAAAATCTGCGCTACGGTTCTCCGGTCGATCTGTCGTCAATCCCACGGTCTGCACAGTAATGAGAGTCGGCCGACCTTGCAGCGCAGCGTCTGCGACCTTACCCAGACGCCTTCTGGCTTCAGTAATTGTGAGAGCTTTCATGTGGGAAACGGTAGTCAGGTTTGGTCGCAAGGAATTCAGAGTCGGCGACCCGATCACTCCCGCAAGCGGACTGGACGATCGTTCCTCAACTGCAACCACTCCTTGAACGCCGCCTGTTGGGCTGCGAGATCGTTTGGGCGAATCAGAAGCTGCTGGTCGGTTTCTGCGGACCGGCCCGTTTGCAGTTCTCTCTGCCACGTGGTCCAGACTCGTTCACGAACCGGGGGACGTGAACGCGGGTCCGAAACGAAGTCGTAATCCGGCGGAGTCAGATTTGAGATCGAACGGAGCGAGCGCTCGGCCACGCACCGCACCGCCGCGTAAGGGTCGTCCAGCAGTTGCGCGAGGACCGGAGGGATCCAATTCGTCGTCGAACTCTGCAATGCCGGCGGCCAACTGAGATGCCATGCGATGAGGGCGCGCTGGCCGGCGTCTCCGGATAACGCCAGGCGCAGCGCGTGCGCCACGTTAGTCGAATTCGCGGGCAATTGCGGCGCCGGCTGCCGATACCAGTCGGCCAAACGCTCGGCTGTCCAGGCGAGCGTCTTATCCAAGTGGCAAAGGTTACAGGCATTGGGTCGGCCCGTGGCCAGTTCATCTGTCATGCGCGGGCTGCTGATTTGATGGCTCCGAATCGCCTTGAGCACTCCGTAGGTCGTGTGCGGCATGTGGCAATTGTAGCACTCGCTTCCGGATGAGCCGAGGCGGTGCCGTGTGTGCGCGGATAATTGCGCGTCGTCACTGAAGCGATCGTGGCATTGCGTGCAGGCCCGGTTACCGGTCCGGTTGCGGGCCAGTTGATCGTCAGGATCACTCTCGTGCAGGGAATGGCAGGAAAGACAGGAGAACCTGGCGCTTTTGTAGCAGGGTGATTCGATCAAGCCGTTGTACTCGCGGCCACTGACACGAACCATGCCGTCCGGCCAGAAGAAGTCGTTCAGGAGATCCGGGTTGTGGGACAGGAAGTCAGCCAGTCCGGGCACTGATTCGATCCGAGATGGGCGAATGATCGGGGTGGTCTGCTCAAGATCATCCCCGGGACGAAACCGGAACCCGTTCCCATGCCACGGCTCGGATTTGCCAATCCACTTCATGGAATGGCAAAAGCCGCAGATTTGCGCGGCGCGCTGCGGGTCGATCTTTTTCGGA is from Verrucomicrobiota bacterium and encodes:
- a CDS encoding sel1 repeat family protein, whose amino-acid sequence is NLGVVYGNGRGVPKDPAEALKWYRKAAEQGYSVSQNEIGYMYDQGIGVEKDPNQALAWFRKAAEQGLDVAQQNLGILLTKQSGKNAPDLVEAYKWFNLAAAQGNTNAVGNRDLIMKKLTTEQINEGQRRAAEFLKK